In one window of Acanthopagrus latus isolate v.2019 chromosome 15, fAcaLat1.1, whole genome shotgun sequence DNA:
- the LOC119033787 gene encoding coiled-coil domain-containing protein 106-like, translating into MNTRSGKRSKTSVPSGDAQNTDINPGTFWRKRKKPTAGTSGKKKIRPTPVGHAVHMDNNGEGTEATVAPTAFLHVKKKHLKRHETKKKQHTVTEKISDLTEETDSLRQQVGQNDGGTVDTSSSANSSPGACSFSSSSSPSNSSSSSSSSSSSSSTDSSDSEKKSKKRRKKKKKHHHHSHKKKYKRKKKEKEKRPYGKQRARHPEEVIKRYRKVLKAYKKGRKLGVAYQKVGVDRNTIVANAPICELAVVAPKKYKELLVAHTPQQRLQDFAKKCQDVLINDPNLLRDVEHQKKMGKLIPLSKKA; encoded by the exons ATGAATACAAGGTCTGGTAAACGGTCCAAAACCAGTGTTCCCAGCGGCGATGCGCAAAACACCGACATAAATCCAGGTACCttctggagaaagagaaagaagccAACAGCGGGTACTTCCGGTAAGAAGAAAATTAGGCCCACACCTGTGGGCCATGCTGTGCACATGGACAACAATGGTGAAG GTACTGAGGCAACTGTAGCGCCAACAGCATTTTTACATGTTAAGAAGAAGCACCTTAAGCGCCATGAGACCAAGAAGAAgcagcacacagtcacagaaaaaatcAGTGACCTGACTGAGGAGACAGACTCCCTCCGCCAGCAAGTTGGTCAAA ATGACGGTGGGACAGTTGACACATCTTCCTCGGCCAACTCGTCTCCTGGAGCttgttctttctcttcatcctccagtCCATccaactcctcttcatcctcttcatccagctcctcatcctcatcaacTGATTCTTCCGATTCAGAAAAGAAATCGAAGAAAAGAcgcaagaagaaaaagaagcaccaccaccacagtCACAAGAAAAAGtataagaggaagaaaaaagagaaggaaaaaaggcCATATGGCAAGCAGAGAG CACGTCATCCTGAGGAGGTCATCAAGAGATACAGGAAAGTCCTTAAGGCATACAAGAAAGGAAGAAAGCTGGGTGTGGCATATCAAAAGGTTGGTGTCGACCGAAACACCATCGTCGCCAATGCCCCGATCTGTGAGCTGGCTGTTGTGGCCCCGAAGAAATACAAGGAGTTGCTGGTTGCTCATACACCACAGCAAAGACTGCAGGactttgcaaaaaaatgtcaggaCGTGTTGATTAATGATCCAAACCTTTTGAGGGATGTTGAACATCAAAAGAAGATGGGGAAACTGATTCCTCTGTCAAAGAAAGCTTAG